Proteins encoded by one window of Collimonas fungivorans:
- a CDS encoding thioredoxin family protein, with protein MLSRFKALTAVAAFAVTATHAEPLKNIRPAPEFTGIEKWLNSEPLTMQQLRGKVVLVDFWTYTCINCIHTLPYVKSWHQKYKDQGLVVVGVHTPEYPFERNTDNVKTAIKRFDIGFPVAQDNRYATWTAYNNQYWPAFYLVNKKGQIVYTHFGEGKYAETEAAIQALLAQKET; from the coding sequence ATGCTCTCCCGATTCAAGGCACTGACCGCAGTCGCCGCCTTCGCCGTCACGGCAACCCATGCCGAGCCGCTGAAAAATATTCGCCCGGCTCCCGAATTCACCGGCATCGAGAAATGGCTCAACAGCGAACCGCTGACCATGCAGCAACTGCGCGGCAAGGTGGTGCTGGTCGATTTCTGGACCTACACCTGCATCAACTGCATCCACACCCTGCCCTATGTGAAAAGCTGGCACCAGAAATACAAGGACCAGGGCCTGGTGGTGGTCGGCGTGCATACGCCCGAATATCCGTTCGAGCGCAATACCGACAACGTCAAGACTGCCATCAAACGCTTCGACATCGGTTTCCCGGTTGCGCAGGACAACCGCTACGCGACATGGACTGCGTACAACAACCAGTACTGGCCCGCGTTCTACCTGGTCAACAAGAAAGGCCAGATCGTCTACACCCATTTCGGCGAGGGGAAATACGCGGAAACCGAAGCAGCGATCCAGGCTTTGCTGGCACAGAAGGAAACCTGA
- a CDS encoding cytochrome c biogenesis CcdA family protein, with protein sequence MHNLIETPLALLAGLLTIASPCILPVVPVLLGSSVDRPSRVRPLFIMSGFILTFASFAMLLGAVSSTVQVAQEALRNTGIALLALSGLLRLWPRPYEWLLARLEQPLQRISARGVQAGPGYAGGFVLGMSLGAVWTPCAGPVLASILVLVVKAQDLGWSALLLTLYAIGAALPMLAVIYGGQYMTRRVRQLARHTQRLQQLFGMLVILSAAAIYLQYDILIYTSLTRFFPDLKGL encoded by the coding sequence ATGCACAACCTGATCGAAACGCCGCTAGCACTGCTGGCCGGCCTGCTTACCATTGCTTCGCCGTGCATCCTGCCGGTCGTGCCGGTGCTGCTCGGCAGCTCAGTCGACCGGCCCAGCCGGGTACGGCCATTGTTCATCATGTCTGGTTTCATCCTGACTTTCGCTTCTTTCGCCATGCTGCTGGGCGCGGTTTCCAGCACCGTGCAGGTGGCGCAGGAAGCGCTGCGCAACACCGGCATCGCGCTGCTGGCGCTGTCCGGCCTGCTGCGCTTATGGCCGCGTCCCTATGAATGGCTGCTGGCGCGCCTGGAACAGCCGCTGCAGCGCATCAGTGCACGCGGCGTACAGGCCGGCCCTGGTTATGCCGGCGGTTTTGTACTGGGCATGTCGCTGGGCGCGGTATGGACGCCATGCGCCGGCCCGGTACTGGCGTCTATCTTGGTGCTGGTGGTCAAGGCCCAGGACCTCGGCTGGTCGGCATTGCTGCTCACCCTGTACGCCATCGGCGCCGCGCTTCCCATGCTCGCCGTCATCTACGGCGGCCAGTACATGACCCGCCGCGTGCGCCAGCTGGCGCGGCACACACAGAGGCTGCAGCAACTGTTCGGGATGCTGGTGATCCTGAGCGCCGCTGCGATCTACCTGCAGTACGACATCCTCATCTACACCTCTCTCACCCGTTTTTTTCCTGACCTGAAAGGACTTTGA
- a CDS encoding response regulator encodes MENPDHVLIVDDDRGIRELLAGYLEKNGMRTSLAANGRQMRAVLEQGAPDLIVLDLMLPGEDGLALCRDLRAGKWRTVPVLMLTARGEETDRIIGLEMGADDYLAKPFAVRELLARIRAVLRRARMLPVNMQVTEAAQLLAFGDWRLDTTARHLLDADGTMVALSGAEYRLLRVFLDHPQRVLTRDQLLNLTQGRQSDQFDRSIDLLVSRLRQRLQDTAREPRYIKTLRSEGYVFSAAVTLLGGQQ; translated from the coding sequence ATGGAAAATCCAGACCACGTACTGATCGTCGACGACGACCGCGGCATCCGTGAACTGCTTGCCGGCTATCTCGAAAAAAACGGCATGCGCACCTCGCTGGCTGCCAACGGACGGCAGATGCGCGCCGTGCTGGAGCAGGGTGCGCCGGACCTGATCGTGCTCGACCTGATGCTGCCGGGCGAAGACGGCCTGGCGCTCTGCCGCGATCTGCGCGCCGGCAAATGGCGCACGGTGCCGGTACTGATGCTGACCGCCCGCGGCGAAGAAACCGACCGCATCATCGGCCTGGAGATGGGAGCGGATGATTACCTGGCAAAACCGTTTGCGGTGCGCGAGCTGCTGGCGCGGATCCGTGCCGTGCTGCGCCGGGCGCGCATGCTGCCGGTTAACATGCAGGTTACCGAAGCGGCCCAGCTGCTGGCTTTCGGCGACTGGCGGCTCGACACCACGGCGCGCCACCTGCTGGATGCCGACGGCACCATGGTCGCCCTGAGCGGAGCCGAATACCGCCTGCTGCGGGTGTTCCTCGACCATCCGCAGCGGGTGCTGACGCGCGACCAGCTGCTCAACCTGACGCAGGGCCGGCAGTCGGACCAGTTCGACCGTTCTATCGATCTGCTGGTCAGTCGGCTGCGCCAGAGGCTGCAGGACACGGCACGCGAGCCGCGCTACATCAAGACCCTGCGCAGTGAAGGTTATGTGTTCTCGGCGGCGGTCACCCTTCTCGGTGGCCAGCAGTGA
- a CDS encoding sensor histidine kinase: MKLPLHWPRTLFARLALILCVGLALAQMMSFWLTMTERNQAVTNMMMGNIEREVASSVALLDHLPAAERPAWLPRLARRNYVFELGAGIAGVPPDARLSALVAASIAAGIGTTYPLTVNAIPGPREHFQVHLRLSDGMPLTIDVRPIAGLPLSPWLPLVLALQLAVLAVCCWLAVRLATRPLYQLAQAADALGPDLKAARLAETGPSEVARAAKAFNAMQDRIAIYMAERIQILAAISHDLQTPITRMRLRVDVMDENPQHAKLQQDLLEMETLVKEGVAYARTLHGAAETPCRIDPDALFDSLVCDYTDAGQDVTLQGKVANALVTRPQALRRILGNLVDNALKYAGAAEVMVAMQQDGQVRIEVLDRGPGIPADALEAVFEPFYRLEASRNRHTGGTGLGLAIARQLTLAMDATLSLHNRAGGGLEARLTLKNLGS, encoded by the coding sequence GTGAAGCTGCCGCTGCACTGGCCGCGCACGCTGTTCGCCCGGCTGGCCCTGATCCTGTGCGTGGGGCTGGCCCTGGCGCAAATGATGTCGTTCTGGCTCACCATGACCGAACGCAACCAGGCCGTCACCAACATGATGATGGGTAATATCGAGCGCGAGGTAGCCAGTTCGGTAGCCCTGCTCGATCATCTGCCGGCTGCCGAACGCCCGGCGTGGCTGCCGCGGCTGGCGCGGCGCAACTATGTGTTCGAACTCGGCGCCGGCATTGCCGGCGTGCCGCCGGATGCCCGCCTGTCGGCCCTGGTGGCGGCATCGATCGCCGCCGGCATCGGCACCACCTATCCGCTGACCGTGAATGCCATCCCCGGCCCGCGTGAGCACTTCCAGGTGCACCTGCGGCTGAGCGACGGCATGCCGCTGACCATCGACGTCCGGCCGATAGCCGGCCTGCCGCTGTCGCCCTGGCTGCCGCTGGTGCTGGCATTGCAGCTGGCGGTGCTGGCCGTCTGCTGCTGGCTGGCGGTACGGCTGGCGACACGGCCGCTGTACCAGCTGGCGCAGGCCGCCGATGCATTGGGACCGGACCTGAAAGCTGCGCGACTGGCAGAAACCGGGCCCAGCGAGGTGGCGCGCGCCGCCAAGGCGTTCAATGCGATGCAGGACCGCATTGCCATCTACATGGCGGAACGGATCCAGATCCTGGCGGCGATTTCGCATGACCTGCAAACGCCGATCACCCGCATGCGGCTGCGCGTCGATGTCATGGATGAAAACCCGCAACATGCCAAGCTGCAGCAGGACTTGCTGGAAATGGAAACCCTGGTGAAAGAAGGCGTGGCCTATGCGCGCACCTTGCACGGCGCCGCTGAAACGCCGTGCCGCATCGATCCCGACGCCTTGTTCGACAGCCTGGTGTGCGACTACACCGATGCCGGCCAGGACGTTACCTTGCAGGGCAAGGTCGCCAATGCGCTGGTGACGCGGCCGCAGGCGCTGCGCCGCATCCTTGGCAACCTGGTCGACAATGCACTGAAATATGCCGGGGCGGCTGAGGTCATGGTGGCGATGCAGCAAGATGGCCAGGTGAGGATTGAGGTGCTGGACCGCGGACCCGGCATCCCGGCAGATGCGCTGGAAGCTGTGTTCGAGCCGTTCTACCGGCTCGAAGCGTCGCGCAACCGCCATACCGGCGGCACCGGGCTCGGCCTTGCCATCGCACGCCAGCTCACCCTTGCCATGGACGCCACGCTGTCTTTGCACAACCGTGCCGGCGGCGGGCTGGAAGCCCGGCTGACATTGAAGAACCTGGGTAGCTGA
- a CDS encoding organic hydroperoxide resistance protein: MTQLEKVLYTGKTHTSSGGRDGASRSSDGRLDIKLSSPGSAGGGTNPEQLFAAGWSACFIGAMGIAAGKMKVVLPPDLAVDAEVDLGVTGAAYFLQARLNVSLPGLEREVALALTDAAHQTCPYSKATRGNIDVVINLV; encoded by the coding sequence ATGACCCAACTCGAAAAAGTACTGTACACAGGTAAAACCCACACCTCCTCGGGAGGGCGGGACGGCGCTTCACGCAGCTCCGACGGCCGGCTCGACATCAAGCTTTCGTCGCCCGGCAGCGCCGGCGGCGGCACCAATCCGGAGCAGCTGTTCGCAGCCGGCTGGTCGGCCTGTTTCATCGGTGCGATGGGGATTGCTGCCGGAAAAATGAAAGTCGTCCTGCCGCCGGACCTGGCGGTTGATGCGGAAGTGGACCTGGGCGTCACCGGCGCCGCTTACTTCCTGCAGGCCCGCCTTAACGTCAGCCTGCCCGGACTGGAACGCGAAGTCGCCCTAGCCCTGACGGACGCCGCACACCAGACCTGTCCGTATTCCAAGGCTACGCGGGGCAATATCGATGTCGTGATCAACCTGGTCTAG
- a CDS encoding porin, which translates to MKKTLLAAFFGLTAITGAAHAQSTNVTIYGIIDSGIEFANNGKDSLNRVQSGSLSQSRIGFTGTEDLGGGLRALFTLENGFNVDNGSFAQTGLLFGRQAFVGLGSNAGAVTLGRQYEPLHSMHVKFSTHAVGFGDASAAYVPAIEDVRLDNSIKYVSPVFAGVTLTLFYALGENTTVATDSKSYGNLFNIQANYDNGPLSAAVSYASKKKTPSAPDNITKYLAAAVSYDFVFLKPYLVAETVRNDASSAAIPDYDFWSLAMDVPLGGGRLNFSYGSLKNKSTANANSRSYGVVYDYDLSKRTTLYTGYSRVSNDAGASFGVGSANGNEVAAANAGADPRALIFGLRHKF; encoded by the coding sequence ATGAAAAAAACACTTCTTGCCGCATTTTTTGGATTAACCGCAATTACCGGCGCAGCGCACGCGCAAAGCACCAACGTCACCATCTACGGCATCATCGACAGCGGCATCGAGTTTGCCAATAACGGCAAGGACAGCCTGAACCGTGTGCAAAGCGGCAGCCTCAGCCAGAGCCGGATAGGTTTCACCGGGACGGAAGACCTGGGAGGCGGATTGCGGGCGCTGTTCACACTGGAAAACGGCTTCAATGTCGACAACGGTTCGTTCGCCCAGACCGGCCTGCTGTTCGGCCGCCAGGCTTTCGTCGGCCTGGGATCGAATGCCGGCGCCGTCACGCTGGGGCGCCAATACGAACCGCTGCATTCGATGCATGTCAAATTCAGCACGCACGCAGTCGGCTTCGGCGATGCCTCGGCAGCCTACGTGCCGGCCATCGAAGATGTGCGTCTCGACAATTCGATCAAGTATGTTTCGCCGGTGTTTGCCGGCGTGACGCTGACGCTGTTCTACGCCTTGGGAGAAAACACCACGGTGGCGACCGACAGCAAATCGTACGGCAACCTGTTCAACATCCAGGCCAATTACGATAACGGTCCGCTGTCCGCGGCGGTGAGCTACGCCTCCAAGAAAAAAACACCTTCCGCACCGGACAACATCACCAAATACCTGGCTGCGGCCGTGTCTTATGACTTCGTCTTCTTGAAACCTTACCTGGTGGCTGAAACGGTGCGCAACGATGCCAGCAGCGCCGCCATTCCGGATTACGATTTCTGGTCGCTGGCAATGGATGTCCCGCTTGGCGGCGGCCGCCTGAATTTCAGCTACGGCAGCCTGAAAAACAAGAGCACGGCGAATGCCAACTCACGCAGCTACGGCGTGGTGTACGACTACGACCTGTCGAAACGGACTACCTTGTACACCGGCTACTCGCGCGTCAGCAACGATGCCGGAGCGAGCTTTGGCGTCGGATCGGCGAACGGCAATGAAGTCGCCGCAGCCAATGCGGGCGCCGACCCGCGTGCCCTCATATTCGGCCTACGCCATAAATTCTGA
- a CDS encoding MFS transporter — protein sequence MTARQTIDVQQFIDDKPFSLYQWLILGLCFLIIAIDGFDTAIIGFLAPALSQEWHVEKAALVPVLSAALVGLAVGALLAGPLADRIGRKKVLLASVLLFGFWTLMSAFAGSIQILTVLRFLTGLGLGAAMPNAVTLMSEYAPQRKRSMIVNTMFCGFTLGSALGGFVAAWMIPRYGWHSMFIVGGCLPLLLAMLLLQLPESPRFMVVRRWPDKKIADVLNRIAPGSITSEAQFTVPELVALAGKTALAVIFSARYRFGTLMLWLTYFMGLLIFYLLTSWMPTLIKNAGFSISQASNITALFPLGGVIGTLAVGWLMDRMSAHKAIAITYVLTGIFVYAIGHGTGDAVLLGVLMFVAGLCMNGAQSSMPALAAGFYPTQGRATGVAWMLGIGRLGGILGAAIGGQLLQFGWGLSAIFSMLALPAFVAAAALLFKHLHLRSHGQLSMSS from the coding sequence ATGACGGCCAGGCAGACCATCGATGTCCAGCAGTTCATCGACGACAAACCATTTTCCCTCTACCAATGGCTGATCCTCGGACTATGTTTCCTGATCATCGCGATTGACGGTTTCGACACCGCCATCATCGGCTTCCTGGCGCCCGCCTTGAGCCAGGAATGGCATGTAGAAAAAGCGGCGCTGGTGCCGGTGCTGAGCGCCGCGCTGGTGGGACTGGCGGTCGGCGCGCTGCTGGCGGGGCCGCTGGCCGATCGCATCGGCCGCAAGAAAGTGCTGCTGGCATCGGTCCTGCTGTTCGGCTTCTGGACGCTGATGTCTGCGTTCGCCGGCTCGATCCAGATACTCACGGTACTGCGTTTCCTGACCGGCCTGGGACTGGGTGCGGCGATGCCGAATGCAGTGACGCTGATGTCGGAATATGCGCCGCAGCGCAAACGCTCGATGATCGTCAACACCATGTTCTGCGGTTTCACCCTGGGCTCGGCGCTGGGCGGTTTTGTAGCCGCCTGGATGATCCCGCGTTACGGCTGGCACAGCATGTTCATCGTCGGCGGCTGCCTGCCGCTGCTGTTGGCGATGTTGCTGCTGCAGCTGCCGGAATCGCCGCGTTTCATGGTGGTGCGGCGCTGGCCGGATAAAAAAATCGCCGATGTGCTGAACCGCATTGCGCCCGGATCGATTACCTCGGAAGCGCAATTTACCGTGCCTGAACTGGTCGCCCTGGCCGGGAAAACCGCGCTGGCGGTGATTTTCTCGGCACGCTACCGGTTCGGCACGCTGATGCTGTGGCTGACTTATTTCATGGGCTTGCTGATTTTCTATCTGCTGACCAGCTGGATGCCGACGCTGATCAAGAACGCCGGGTTTTCCATCTCCCAGGCCAGCAACATCACGGCGCTGTTTCCCTTGGGTGGAGTGATAGGCACCCTGGCGGTCGGCTGGCTGATGGACCGCATGAGCGCGCACAAGGCGATTGCGATCACCTACGTGCTGACCGGGATTTTTGTCTACGCCATCGGCCACGGCACCGGCGACGCGGTGCTGCTCGGCGTGCTGATGTTCGTCGCCGGACTGTGCATGAACGGCGCGCAGTCGTCGATGCCGGCGCTGGCCGCCGGTTTCTATCCGACCCAGGGCCGCGCCACCGGCGTCGCCTGGATGCTCGGCATCGGCCGCCTCGGCGGCATCCTGGGCGCAGCAATCGGCGGCCAGCTGCTGCAGTTCGGCTGGGGCCTGAGCGCCATCTTCAGCATGCTGGCGCTGCCGGCTTTCGTCGCCGCCGCGGCGCTGCTGTTCAAGCACCTTCATTTGAGATCGCACGGGCAGCTAAGCATGAGCAGCTGA
- a CDS encoding 4-hydroxybenzoate 3-monooxygenase, with amino-acid sequence MQTQVAIIGAGPAGLLLSHLLHLNGIESVVLESRSRSEIEATIRAGVLEQGTMDILNQSGVGARMQREGVVHHGIELAFGGRRHRIDLTELTGRSITVYAQHEVIKDLVAARLAAEGKILFEVSDVSLHDLQGETPSVRYTHLGEPAVLQADFVTGCDGFHGVSRPAIPENPRQDFQRSYPFGWFGILVEAPPSSDELIYAQHQRGFALVSTRSPTVQRLYFQCDPKDQVDNWSDDRIWSELNTRLACADGWALKEGRIFQKNIIGMRSFVSTPMQYGRLFLAGDAAHIVPPTGAKGLNLAVSDVRLLASGFEQFYRDGRQDLLAGYTEAALKRVWRAEHFSWRMTSMLHNFDGASPFQQQLQRAELDYVVTSRAAATALAENYVGMPF; translated from the coding sequence ATGCAAACCCAAGTAGCCATCATCGGCGCCGGTCCGGCCGGACTGTTGCTGTCGCACCTGCTGCACCTGAACGGCATCGAATCTGTGGTTCTGGAAAGCCGCAGCCGGAGCGAGATCGAGGCCACCATCCGCGCCGGCGTGCTGGAACAGGGCACGATGGATATCCTCAATCAAAGCGGGGTCGGCGCCCGCATGCAGCGCGAGGGTGTGGTGCATCACGGCATCGAACTGGCCTTCGGCGGCCGCCGCCACCGCATCGACCTGACCGAACTTACCGGACGCTCGATCACTGTCTATGCGCAACACGAGGTGATCAAGGACCTGGTGGCCGCCCGCCTTGCCGCTGAAGGAAAAATCCTATTCGAAGTGAGCGACGTCAGCCTGCACGATCTCCAGGGCGAGACCCCTTCGGTGCGCTATACGCACCTGGGAGAACCCGCTGTGCTGCAAGCCGATTTCGTGACCGGCTGCGATGGCTTCCATGGTGTTTCGCGCCCTGCCATTCCTGAGAATCCGCGCCAGGATTTCCAGCGCAGCTACCCGTTTGGCTGGTTCGGCATCCTGGTCGAGGCGCCGCCGTCTTCGGACGAACTGATCTACGCCCAGCATCAGCGCGGCTTCGCCCTGGTAAGCACGCGCTCGCCGACGGTGCAGCGCCTGTATTTCCAATGCGATCCCAAGGACCAGGTAGACAATTGGTCGGACGACCGCATCTGGTCGGAACTGAACACGCGGCTGGCGTGCGCAGACGGCTGGGCGTTGAAAGAAGGCCGCATATTCCAGAAAAACATCATCGGCATGCGCAGTTTTGTCTCTACCCCGATGCAGTACGGCCGGCTGTTCCTGGCCGGCGACGCCGCCCATATCGTGCCGCCCACCGGCGCCAAGGGCCTCAATCTTGCCGTCTCGGATGTACGCCTGCTGGCGAGCGGATTCGAGCAGTTCTACCGGGACGGCCGGCAAGACCTGCTGGCGGGATATACCGAGGCAGCGCTCAAGCGTGTCTGGCGCGCCGAGCATTTCTCCTGGCGGATGACCAGCATGCTGCACAATTTCGACGGCGCGTCGCCCTTCCAGCAACAATTGCAGCGGGCCGAACTGGATTATGTGGTCACGTCCCGCGCCGCAGCCACGGCGCTGGCCGAAAACTACGTCGGCATGCCGTTTTAA
- a CDS encoding helix-turn-helix domain-containing protein has translation MDVRHAVKKTINGDIPQFALYGENAAAENAEFVHIELIETRSRLHDWHIQSHTHRGLFQILFLFGGHVHAEIDSGLWECEGPVAITIHPSVVHGFDFSREAQGFVLTVDQNLLFADKLGVHATLFSTIFVEPLAIALSAVDDSRQRIETLLKQLMTESSWPRAGHTLMLEWLARSVLLLLVRLHSDHRSADRSGRQDFELFSRFRVLVEEHYKEQWQVSRFAEKLRVTESRLNRLCLRLAGKSAFDMMQQRLMLEARRKLTYVPSGVASIAYELGFQDPAYFSRAFKRHTGMTPKQFRQQASAEGADAC, from the coding sequence ATGGACGTTCGGCATGCAGTCAAAAAAACCATAAACGGAGACATCCCGCAATTCGCCCTGTATGGCGAAAACGCGGCGGCCGAGAATGCCGAATTTGTCCATATCGAGCTGATAGAAACGCGCAGCCGGTTGCACGACTGGCATATCCAGAGCCATACCCACCGCGGCCTGTTCCAGATCCTGTTCCTGTTCGGCGGCCATGTGCATGCCGAGATCGACTCCGGGCTGTGGGAATGCGAAGGGCCGGTGGCGATCACCATCCACCCTTCGGTGGTGCACGGTTTCGATTTTTCCAGGGAAGCACAGGGGTTTGTCCTGACGGTCGACCAGAACCTGCTGTTTGCCGACAAGCTGGGCGTGCATGCGACCTTGTTTTCGACGATTTTCGTGGAGCCGCTGGCGATCGCCCTGAGCGCAGTCGACGACAGCCGGCAGCGCATCGAAACCTTGCTGAAACAGCTGATGACGGAATCGTCATGGCCGCGCGCCGGCCATACCCTGATGCTGGAGTGGCTGGCGCGCAGCGTCTTGCTGCTGCTGGTGCGGCTGCATTCCGACCACCGCTCGGCGGACCGCAGCGGGCGCCAGGATTTCGAACTGTTCAGCCGCTTTCGGGTGCTGGTGGAAGAGCATTACAAAGAGCAGTGGCAAGTGAGCCGCTTTGCCGAGAAGCTGCGTGTCACGGAAAGCCGCCTGAATCGCCTGTGCCTCAGGCTCGCCGGAAAGTCTGCGTTCGACATGATGCAGCAGCGCCTGATGCTGGAGGCCAGGCGCAAGCTGACTTACGTACCGTCCGGCGTGGCCAGCATCGCCTATGAGCTGGGTTTCCAGGACCCCGCCTACTTCAGCCGCGCCTTCAAGCGGCATACGGGCATGACACCCAAGCAATTCCGGCAGCAGGCCTCGGCTGAAGGGGCGGATGCCTGCTAA
- a CDS encoding acetyl-CoA C-acyltransferase family protein: MANTREVVIVGAARTAIGAYGGALKDLAPGELGAVAVKEAFARAGVDPLQAGQIVFGNVIHTEARDMYVSRVVGLNAGMGKESTALTLNRLCGSGLQAIITAANAIQLDEADVAVGGGVESMSRSLYGTQAARWGARMGDIKMVDMMIGALSDPFGGGHMGITAENVAEKYSISREEQDAFALESQKRATAAIAAGYFKSQIVPVEIKTRKGAVLFDTDEYPKADATLESLAKLKPAFKKEGGTVTAGNASGINDGAAACVLMEAGAAVRAGRTPLARLVSYGVAGVDPTIMGTGPIPAVQLALKRAGLSLQDMAVIESNEAFAAQSLGVCKGLGLDPKLTNVNGGAIALGHPLGASGTIIAVKCLYELIRTNKRYGLITMCIGGGQGIALIIERI; encoded by the coding sequence ATGGCCAATACAAGAGAAGTCGTCATCGTCGGCGCTGCCCGTACCGCTATCGGCGCATATGGCGGCGCGTTGAAGGACCTGGCGCCGGGCGAGCTGGGCGCTGTGGCGGTGAAAGAAGCCTTTGCGCGCGCCGGCGTCGATCCGCTGCAGGCCGGCCAGATCGTATTCGGCAACGTCATCCACACCGAGGCGCGCGACATGTATGTATCGCGCGTGGTGGGCCTGAATGCCGGCATGGGCAAGGAATCCACTGCGCTGACCTTGAACCGGCTATGCGGCTCGGGTCTGCAAGCGATCATCACGGCGGCCAACGCCATCCAGCTGGACGAGGCCGATGTCGCGGTCGGCGGCGGCGTCGAAAGCATGAGCCGCTCGCTGTATGGGACACAAGCCGCGCGCTGGGGCGCACGCATGGGCGACATCAAGATGGTCGACATGATGATCGGCGCCCTGTCCGATCCGTTCGGCGGCGGCCATATGGGGATCACTGCTGAAAACGTGGCGGAGAAATACAGCATTTCGCGTGAAGAGCAGGATGCCTTCGCGCTGGAAAGCCAGAAACGGGCTACTGCGGCTATCGCCGCCGGCTATTTCAAGTCGCAGATCGTGCCGGTCGAAATCAAGACGCGCAAAGGCGCTGTGTTATTCGATACCGATGAATATCCGAAGGCCGATGCCACCCTGGAGTCGCTGGCCAAGCTGAAGCCGGCGTTCAAGAAAGAAGGCGGCACGGTCACCGCCGGCAATGCTTCCGGCATCAACGACGGCGCCGCGGCTTGCGTCCTGATGGAAGCAGGGGCTGCAGTCCGCGCCGGACGCACGCCGCTGGCGCGCCTGGTTTCCTATGGGGTGGCGGGGGTCGATCCGACCATCATGGGCACCGGTCCGATCCCGGCCGTCCAGCTGGCCTTGAAGCGCGCCGGCCTGAGCTTGCAGGACATGGCGGTGATTGAATCGAACGAAGCGTTCGCTGCGCAGTCGCTGGGCGTATGCAAAGGGCTGGGCCTGGATCCCAAGCTGACCAACGTCAATGGCGGTGCTATCGCGCTGGGTCATCCTTTGGGTGCAAGCGGGACGATCATTGCGGTCAAGTGCCTGTATGAACTGATTCGTACTAACAAGCGCTATGGCTTGATCACCATGTGCATTGGCGGCGGTCAAGGCATTGCGCTGATCATCGAGCGTATCTGA
- a CDS encoding YcbK family protein, with the protein MSSRRKFLQKSLFLTASGLFASQLPLTAPAAFAKEAPADAPPMDPPPDIFDAQLVDMEFWLKPRVLEVTRPASGERAKLLYWKDGEIQESAYQQLCHLLRDVQGKQVAPIDPKLLETLWGTQAFIARYGISQPLEILSGFRTAATNKHLIETGVPAARKSLHLEGRAADIRLTQLDADVLGGLIRSFRQGGVGFYYRPGKNGGWIHADTGLQRTWKG; encoded by the coding sequence ATGTCATCGCGCCGAAAATTCCTGCAGAAGAGCTTGTTCCTGACCGCCTCCGGACTTTTTGCCAGCCAGCTGCCATTGACCGCACCGGCGGCTTTCGCAAAAGAGGCTCCGGCCGACGCGCCGCCGATGGATCCGCCGCCGGACATCTTCGACGCGCAACTGGTAGACATGGAGTTCTGGCTCAAGCCGCGGGTGCTGGAAGTGACGCGCCCCGCCAGCGGCGAACGCGCCAAGCTGCTGTACTGGAAAGACGGTGAAATCCAGGAATCGGCCTATCAGCAGCTGTGCCACCTGCTGCGCGATGTCCAGGGCAAGCAGGTAGCGCCGATAGATCCCAAGCTGCTCGAAACCTTGTGGGGCACCCAGGCTTTTATCGCCCGCTATGGCATCAGCCAGCCGCTGGAAATCCTGTCGGGATTCCGCACCGCAGCCACCAACAAGCACCTGATCGAAACCGGCGTGCCGGCGGCGCGCAAGTCACTGCACCTGGAAGGCCGCGCAGCCGACATCCGCCTCACGCAACTGGATGCGGACGTGCTGGGCGGCCTGATACGCAGCTTCCGCCAGGGCGGCGTCGGCTTCTATTACCGGCCCGGGAAAAACGGCGGCTGGATCCATGCCGATACGGGACTGCAGCGCACCTGGAAAGGATGA